A genomic segment from Helicobacter sp. NHP19-012 encodes:
- a CDS encoding alanine/glycine:cation symporter family protein, with protein MGYLNSFLDLIKEWVWGLPLLILLVGTGLFYTVVLKGLQFSKTFYAFKVLCTRDEHSKGDISQFSSLMLSIGATVGIGSIIGVSVAIVSGGPGSIFWMWVTGIVGMATKYAEGVLSLKYREIGQFGYKGGPMYYIKNGLHMPKLAYFFAIFTLIASFGIGSMTQANAVSSILLHHASMPAWLSGLIISGITGIILMGGIQSISKFSDYFAPFMVLLYVLTTIYIVAAHFSEACNAIKLIVGSAFSPKEAISGTAGGVALLTIVQIGVSKGLFSNEAGMGSAAIVAAASKSAHPVKQALITMLQPLIITLVVCTSTALLVLMAPVHETFHDASLLTYESVRYFYPNGGWIVFASTIFFAYSTAVGWAYYGERSIEFTFGGDYIFYYRILYLIGIFVGSVTKLDFVWNFSDIANALMAIPNLIALLLLYKVVVAETKSYFNPQEEEVQHARKSPLTR; from the coding sequence ATGGGTTATTTGAACTCTTTTTTAGATCTCATCAAGGAATGGGTTTGGGGCTTGCCCTTGCTTATTTTGTTGGTGGGCACGGGTTTATTCTACACCGTGGTGCTCAAGGGCTTACAATTTTCTAAAACTTTCTATGCTTTTAAGGTGCTTTGCACCCGCGATGAACACTCCAAGGGCGACATTTCGCAGTTCTCTAGTTTAATGCTCTCCATCGGGGCGACTGTGGGTATTGGCAGCATCATCGGTGTGAGTGTGGCGATTGTGTCCGGCGGCCCGGGGAGTATTTTTTGGATGTGGGTGACGGGCATTGTGGGCATGGCGACCAAATACGCCGAGGGGGTGCTGTCCTTAAAATATAGAGAAATCGGGCAATTTGGCTACAAGGGCGGACCGATGTACTACATCAAAAACGGCTTACACATGCCAAAGCTCGCGTATTTTTTTGCCATTTTCACCCTCATCGCGTCCTTTGGCATCGGTAGCATGACCCAAGCCAATGCGGTTTCCTCGATCCTCTTGCACCACGCCTCCATGCCTGCATGGCTTTCAGGGCTCATCATCTCAGGGATCACGGGGATCATTTTAATGGGCGGGATTCAATCCATCAGCAAGTTTAGCGACTACTTCGCCCCCTTTATGGTGCTCTTGTATGTCCTCACCACGATTTACATCGTAGCAGCCCACTTTAGCGAGGCGTGCAACGCCATTAAACTCATTGTAGGCAGTGCCTTTAGCCCCAAAGAGGCGATCAGTGGGACAGCAGGGGGGGTCGCGCTTTTAACCATTGTGCAAATCGGGGTGTCTAAGGGGCTCTTTTCTAATGAGGCAGGCATGGGTTCCGCCGCCATTGTTGCCGCCGCCTCTAAGAGCGCACACCCGGTAAAACAAGCCCTCATCACTATGTTGCAGCCTTTAATCATCACTCTAGTGGTTTGCACCTCTACAGCCCTTTTAGTGTTGATGGCACCCGTGCACGAAACCTTCCACGATGCGAGCCTACTCACCTATGAGAGCGTGCGCTATTTCTACCCTAATGGGGGCTGGATCGTGTTTGCCTCCACCATCTTTTTTGCCTACTCCACGGCAGTGGGTTGGGCTTACTATGGGGAGCGCAGCATTGAATTTACCTTTGGTGGGGATTACATTTTTTACTACCGCATTTTGTATTTGATCGGGATTTTTGTTGGCTCTGTAACTAAACTAGACTTTGTGTGGAATTTCTCCGACATCGCCAACGCCTTAATGGCCATCCCCAACCTCATCGCCCTTTTATTGCTCTATAAAGTTGTTGTGGCGGAAACCAAATCTTACTTTAATCCCCAAGAGGAAGAAGTCCAACATGCAAGAAAATCACCCCTCACGCGCTAG
- the alr gene encoding alanine racemase: MQENHPSRASYVEVNTAALAHNFSLIQEVCQMPLMAVVKANAYGAGALGASRVFVKQGAIYLGVATLDEALELRTEFKDIPILILGYTPDHMAKTLVEHKITQTIFSYKQAEHFSAVALSLKQKLKVHIKVDTGMSRLGFLPTQENAKEVAKIAKLQGLEVEGIFTHHSNADAMFKNYALEQAERFMDFLAQLKALGLEFKYRHMANSAAALSMDNYGLDLARAGLALYGLHPSVYTQDALNKKGFKLQHAITLKAHIVSLKTIEAGRLVGYGEGYYCLEPTRVGVLPLGYGDGISKILGNKAWGLLHGQKVPVIGGVCMDQCFINVGKIKAQEGDEVILLGDPQSGAMGAGDVAKILRIINYEAITMLTRRLPRIYCNSS, encoded by the coding sequence ATGCAAGAAAATCACCCCTCACGCGCTAGTTATGTAGAGGTCAACACCGCCGCCCTAGCGCATAATTTTTCACTCATCCAAGAAGTGTGTCAAATGCCTTTAATGGCAGTGGTGAAGGCGAACGCCTACGGGGCGGGGGCTTTGGGGGCTAGCCGGGTGTTTGTCAAACAGGGGGCGATCTATCTGGGCGTGGCAACTCTAGACGAGGCTCTGGAGCTACGCACGGAGTTTAAAGACATCCCTATTTTGATTTTAGGCTATACTCCAGATCACATGGCAAAAACGCTTGTAGAGCACAAGATCACCCAAACAATCTTTAGCTACAAACAAGCCGAACATTTTTCAGCTGTGGCTCTCTCACTCAAACAAAAGCTCAAGGTGCATATCAAGGTAGATACGGGCATGAGCCGCCTAGGCTTTTTACCCACGCAAGAGAACGCTAAGGAAGTGGCGAAAATCGCCAAGCTACAAGGGCTAGAAGTGGAGGGGATTTTTACTCACCACAGCAACGCCGATGCCATGTTCAAAAACTACGCCCTAGAGCAAGCCGAGCGCTTTATGGATTTTTTGGCCCAACTTAAAGCTTTGGGGCTAGAGTTTAAATACCGCCACATGGCCAACAGCGCAGCGGCTCTGTCCATGGATAATTACGGCCTAGACCTGGCCCGCGCAGGGCTCGCACTCTATGGTCTGCACCCCTCAGTCTACACGCAGGACGCACTCAACAAAAAGGGCTTTAAGTTGCAACACGCCATCACCCTCAAAGCCCACATTGTGAGCCTAAAAACCATTGAGGCAGGGCGCTTGGTGGGTTATGGGGAGGGGTATTATTGTTTGGAGCCCACGAGGGTGGGGGTTTTGCCTTTGGGTTATGGGGATGGAATCTCTAAGATTTTGGGCAATAAAGCGTGGGGGCTCTTGCATGGGCAAAAAGTTCCCGTGATCGGGGGGGTGTGCATGGATCAATGTTTCATTAATGTGGGTAAAATTAAGGCACAAGAGGGCGATGAAGTCATCTTGCTTGGCGACCCACAAAGTGGGGCGATGGGGGCGGGTGATGTCGCTAAGATTTTACGCATCATCAATTACGAGGCGATCACGATGCTCACCCGCCGCCTGCCTAGGATTTATTGTAATAGCTCATAA
- a CDS encoding transporter substrate-binding domain-containing protein: MLKILLNLCITLNFLPASNLYERIRNKDTIIVATEGTYPPFSYRNEQGQLTGYDVEVARAVAKEMGVKIVFYEMSSNVMLKKLHSGHVDLIANQLEITSNNRYAYFDESTPYTYFHTVIVGRRDQDTIHNLDKIQGLRAAQSRIDYAGLALTQYAHIIPAENTEKALLLIQDRRADITFSTSLSASEYMSKYSGVFRILWESEDERHTGFVLNKFNDVALSCINRALENLRLEGMLRKLSLRFFGENAMH; encoded by the coding sequence ATGCTAAAGATTCTTTTAAACTTATGCATCACCTTAAACTTTTTGCCTGCCTCTAACCTTTATGAACGGATCCGCAATAAAGACACAATTATCGTGGCAACAGAAGGCACTTACCCACCCTTTTCTTACCGCAATGAGCAGGGACAGCTCACAGGCTATGATGTGGAAGTGGCGCGCGCTGTGGCCAAAGAAATGGGCGTGAAGATCGTGTTTTACGAAATGTCCTCAAATGTGATGCTTAAAAAGTTACACTCAGGCCATGTGGATTTAATTGCCAATCAGTTAGAGATCACCAGCAATAACAGATATGCCTATTTTGATGAATCCACCCCCTACACCTACTTCCATACGGTGATCGTGGGGCGCAGAGACCAAGACACCATCCACAATTTGGATAAAATTCAAGGACTACGCGCTGCGCAAAGCCGAATAGATTATGCTGGTTTAGCTCTCACCCAATATGCGCACATTATCCCGGCGGAAAACACCGAAAAAGCCCTACTGCTCATTCAAGATAGGCGCGCAGACATTACTTTTAGCACCTCTTTAAGTGCTTCAGAATACATGAGCAAATACAGTGGAGTCTTTAGGATTTTATGGGAGTCTGAGGACGAAAGGCACACGGGTTTTGTGCTCAACAAATTTAATGATGTGGCATTGTCTTGTATCAACCGTGCCCTAGAAAATTTGCGCTTAGAGGGTATGCTTAGAAAACTCAGCTTACGCTTTTTTGGCGAAAACGCCATGCACTAG
- the ppsA gene encoding pyruvate, water dikinase, translating to MRYIRFYKELNNKDVPLVGGKNASIGEMFQELVPNGIKVPNGFAITSQAYWYLLEQGGIKEQIISLLEGVDTTELDVLKMRSKQIRELIFGTPFPADLRDEILQAYQMLSDEYHMREADVAVRSSATAEDLPDASFAGQQDTYLNVKGKTELIHYIKACLASLFTDRAISYRASRNFDHLKVALSVGVQKMVRADKGSAGVMFSIDTETGFKDTVFITSSWGLGESVVGGLVNPDEFYVFKPTLKVGKQPIIKRQLGDKTQKIVYASRGSESPTKSVPTTPKEQNSFSLTDTDLLNLARYAMLIEEHYSQEAGQYRPMDIEWAKDGDSGEIFIVQARPETVQSQSLKQSARVYEKYYFKSKEGREVLLTGRAIGSKIGVGKVRVINSLDHMNIFKEGEILVTDNTDPDWEPIMKKASAVVTNRGGRTCHAAIVAREIGVPTIVGALGATELLYTGMEITISCAEGEIGYIYSGAHPFEVEKIALDNLQEPKTKIYLNIGNPEKAFKFSQLPNHGVGLARMELIMLNQIKVHPLALVDMQHNKPIENQDRVEALIAGYESPKDFFVKKIAEGMGMISAAFYPKPVIVRTSDFKSNEYARMLGGSVYEPHEENPMLGYRGASRYYSDLYKEAFGWECEALSMVREQMGLSNMKIMIPFLRTIEEGKKVLEILRKNGLESGKNGLELYVMCELPINVILADDFLSLFDGFSIGSNDLTQLTLGVDRDGQLVSHVFDERNPAMLEMFRRAIEACKRHGKYCGICGQAPSDYIEVAEFLVKEGISSLSLNPDSIIATWNRVVQLES from the coding sequence GTGCGCTACATTCGGTTTTACAAAGAATTGAACAATAAAGATGTGCCTTTGGTGGGGGGCAAGAACGCCAGCATTGGAGAGATGTTCCAAGAACTCGTGCCTAATGGGATCAAAGTGCCCAATGGCTTTGCGATCACTAGCCAAGCCTATTGGTATCTCTTGGAGCAGGGGGGGATTAAAGAGCAAATCATCAGCTTGTTAGAGGGTGTGGACACCACAGAGTTAGATGTGCTCAAAATGCGCTCTAAGCAAATCCGCGAGCTCATCTTTGGCACGCCCTTTCCTGCCGACTTACGCGATGAGATTTTGCAAGCCTACCAAATGCTTAGCGATGAATACCACATGCGCGAAGCCGATGTGGCGGTGCGTAGCTCTGCCACTGCTGAGGATCTGCCCGATGCCTCCTTTGCCGGGCAACAAGACACCTATTTGAATGTCAAGGGCAAAACCGAACTCATCCACTACATTAAGGCGTGCTTGGCTTCTTTATTTACCGATAGGGCGATCAGTTACCGCGCCTCTAGGAATTTTGACCATTTAAAAGTTGCCTTGAGCGTAGGCGTGCAAAAAATGGTGCGCGCCGACAAGGGCAGCGCTGGGGTGATGTTTTCGATCGATACTGAAACGGGTTTTAAAGACACGGTTTTCATCACTTCTAGTTGGGGCTTGGGCGAGAGTGTGGTCGGGGGGTTGGTAAACCCCGATGAGTTTTATGTGTTCAAGCCCACACTCAAAGTAGGCAAACAACCCATCATCAAACGCCAACTGGGCGATAAAACCCAAAAGATCGTGTACGCCAGCCGGGGCAGTGAAAGCCCCACCAAGAGCGTCCCCACCACCCCTAAAGAGCAAAACAGCTTTTCTTTAACCGACACCGATCTTTTAAACCTTGCGCGCTATGCCATGCTCATTGAAGAACACTACAGCCAAGAGGCGGGGCAATACCGTCCGATGGACATTGAATGGGCCAAAGACGGGGACAGCGGGGAGATTTTCATTGTGCAAGCCCGGCCTGAAACCGTGCAAAGCCAAAGCTTGAAACAAAGCGCACGGGTGTATGAAAAATACTATTTTAAAAGCAAAGAGGGACGGGAGGTCTTGCTTACAGGGCGGGCGATTGGCAGTAAAATCGGTGTGGGTAAAGTGAGGGTGATCAACAGCTTGGATCACATGAACATTTTTAAAGAGGGTGAAATCCTTGTAACCGACAACACAGACCCGGATTGGGAGCCTATCATGAAAAAGGCGAGCGCAGTCGTAACCAATCGGGGGGGGCGCACCTGCCATGCCGCCATTGTGGCGCGCGAAATTGGCGTGCCCACGATTGTGGGCGCACTTGGGGCAACTGAACTGCTCTACACGGGCATGGAGATCACGATCTCGTGTGCAGAGGGCGAGATTGGCTACATTTACTCGGGTGCGCACCCCTTTGAAGTGGAGAAAATCGCTTTAGACAACTTGCAGGAACCTAAGACGAAAATTTATCTAAACATAGGTAACCCCGAAAAGGCGTTTAAGTTCTCCCAACTGCCTAATCACGGCGTGGGACTAGCACGCATGGAGCTCATCATGCTTAACCAAATCAAGGTCCACCCATTAGCTCTAGTGGACATGCAGCACAACAAGCCCATAGAAAACCAAGATCGCGTAGAGGCACTGATTGCGGGCTATGAAAGCCCTAAAGATTTTTTTGTGAAGAAAATCGCCGAGGGAATGGGCATGATCTCTGCTGCCTTTTACCCCAAACCCGTGATTGTGCGCACCAGTGATTTTAAATCTAACGAATACGCAAGGATGCTCGGCGGAAGCGTGTATGAACCCCATGAGGAAAACCCGATGCTGGGCTACCGAGGGGCGAGCCGCTACTACTCGGATCTGTATAAAGAAGCTTTTGGTTGGGAGTGTGAGGCGTTATCCATGGTGCGCGAGCAAATGGGCTTAAGTAATATGAAAATCATGATCCCCTTTTTACGCACCATTGAGGAGGGTAAAAAGGTTTTAGAGATTTTGCGTAAAAATGGGCTGGAATCGGGTAAAAACGGGCTGGAGCTATATGTCATGTGTGAGTTGCCCATCAATGTGATCCTCGCCGATGACTTTTTAAGCCTTTTTGATGGCTTTTCGATCGGCTCAAATGACTTAACCCAGCTCACCTTGGGGGTGGATCGCGATGGGCAACTGGTTAGCCATGTCTTTGATGAGCGCAACCCCGCCATGCTAGAAATGTTTAGGCGTGCCATTGAGGCGTGCAAAAGGCATGGCAAGTATTGCGGGATTTGTGGACAAGCCCCTAGCGACTACATCGAGGTGGCGGAGTTTTTGGTCAAAGAGGGCATCAGCTCCCTATCACTCAACCCTGATTCCATCATCGCCACTTGGAACCGCGTTGTGCAGTTGGAAAGCTAG
- a CDS encoding RecB-like helicase, whose protein sequence is MKTQSAHAHAWLALRASAGSGKTFALTLRYVALLFEGAHPANILTLTFTRKAAAEMYDRIYETLALLSAASLAYQQDPTHQPEPKTQEILEVLQRDYNLSLARLANLNAPKIYADFLQETPPIITIDAFFQQVLRKFSYFVGVVSAFEVGETSLDERLNAFLSHLKPQDLGRFKRLCLLLLTPGRSSVSHALKGFLDLHDGGVDFAPPTAPNVNFKQLEQEIFEAYSVLKIPKQRKPKEDFQAVLKALDTQGAQIALSENPDLKAKIADYFNLREAAILNEFAYFLECYKKHNRNPNRLSFSAITLKVNQLLRDLIDKDFFYFRLDSQIMHILIDEFQDTNPLQFGILKPLVDEIKAGKGQKWGDRSVFFVGDSKQSIYGFRGSKSALFERVCTEIPSQSLEHNYRSTGVVLDFVNATFAPKIVGYTPQKLPEKRQDLADKGYVRVQSVPIADLENEAKVEAVLTGVLNAIKELLNTGVAAQEIAILCFKNDDVNDLKEFLTPHLKGVQIVSATDLSLLAQKEVKALRHALLYTLCPAEQQSYHLANVTKLCSLALNNPPTLPSLNSNLSAHILNLMQTLELFSPSALHFLEHSLEFNDPIEFLEDLEQKNIQIAQSEAVGLKIMTIHKSKGMEFGHVILMDRLSQQATNDTQQFLEYNQRIFYKQSHRKHVDPLYKKALDASDGSRKEEGINVLYVACTRAKESLNIVQKDKESAFMPLGLLDCVKGQLPKSTPKESLATPKPTGAALLNSQKAFGAQEDKNQNQEPKKELEGSRPARIFGLALHKALELFYGYGIGLKGVQEYLHHHYGFEMPTKALLKRLELLEQDKDFKDLLKGQVVAEVGFKFGKDLLRMDMVALDQDNCTILDYKSGEGDIKAHQAQVKGYLQRVQALYPQKNTQAFLVYVLKTQIQLQRQG, encoded by the coding sequence ATGAAAACGCAATCAGCACACGCACACGCTTGGCTAGCTCTTAGGGCTTCGGCGGGCAGTGGCAAGACCTTTGCCTTGACTTTGCGCTATGTCGCTTTGCTCTTTGAAGGGGCGCATCCGGCAAATATTTTAACCTTGACCTTTACCAGGAAGGCCGCTGCCGAAATGTATGATCGCATCTACGAGACCCTTGCCCTTTTAAGCGCGGCTAGCCTTGCCTACCAGCAAGACCCCACCCACCAACCCGAGCCTAAAACCCAAGAAATCCTAGAGGTTTTGCAAAGGGATTACAATTTATCCCTAGCACGCCTAGCCAACCTAAACGCTCCCAAAATCTACGCCGACTTTTTACAAGAAACCCCCCCCATTATCACGATCGATGCTTTTTTTCAACAAGTCTTAAGAAAATTCAGTTACTTCGTGGGCGTGGTGTCGGCTTTTGAAGTGGGCGAGACTTCTTTAGATGAACGACTCAACGCCTTTTTAAGCCATCTAAAGCCCCAAGACTTAGGCAGATTTAAACGCCTTTGTCTGTTGTTGCTCACACCGGGGCGCTCGAGTGTTTCCCACGCACTTAAAGGCTTTTTAGACTTGCACGATGGCGGCGTGGACTTCGCTCCCCCCACCGCCCCAAATGTTAACTTTAAACAACTAGAGCAAGAGATTTTTGAGGCATATAGCGTTTTAAAGATCCCTAAGCAAAGAAAACCCAAAGAAGACTTTCAAGCTGTCCTCAAAGCCTTGGACACACAGGGGGCACAAATAGCCTTAAGCGAAAACCCCGATTTGAAAGCCAAAATTGCGGATTACTTTAATCTAAGAGAAGCCGCTATTTTAAACGAATTTGCCTATTTTTTAGAGTGTTACAAAAAGCATAACCGCAACCCCAACCGCTTAAGTTTCTCCGCAATCACGCTCAAAGTCAACCAACTGCTAAGAGATTTGATCGACAAAGACTTCTTTTACTTCCGCCTAGATAGCCAAATCATGCATATTTTGATCGATGAGTTTCAAGACACCAACCCCTTGCAATTTGGCATTTTAAAGCCCTTAGTAGATGAGATCAAGGCGGGTAAGGGGCAAAAGTGGGGGGATCGCAGTGTGTTTTTTGTGGGCGACTCTAAACAGAGCATTTATGGCTTTAGGGGGAGCAAAAGTGCGCTTTTTGAAAGGGTTTGCACTGAGATACCTAGCCAGTCTTTGGAGCATAACTACCGCAGCACGGGTGTGGTGCTAGACTTTGTGAACGCTACCTTTGCGCCCAAGATTGTAGGCTACACCCCTCAAAAACTTCCCGAAAAACGCCAAGATTTAGCCGACAAGGGCTATGTACGGGTGCAAAGCGTCCCAATAGCGGATTTAGAAAACGAGGCAAAAGTAGAGGCGGTGTTAACCGGGGTTTTAAACGCCATAAAAGAGCTGTTAAACACTGGGGTAGCGGCGCAAGAGATCGCAATTTTATGTTTTAAAAATGATGATGTCAACGACCTAAAGGAGTTTTTAACCCCCCATTTAAAGGGGGTGCAGATTGTGAGCGCGACCGATCTAAGCCTCTTGGCGCAGAAAGAGGTCAAAGCCTTGCGCCACGCCCTGCTTTATACTCTCTGCCCGGCTGAACAACAAAGCTACCACTTAGCCAATGTTACTAAGTTGTGTAGCTTGGCTTTAAATAATCCGCCTACATTGCCCTCCTTAAATTCCAATTTGAGCGCCCATATTTTAAATCTTATGCAAACCTTAGAGCTGTTTAGCCCGAGTGCACTCCACTTTTTAGAACACTCTTTAGAGTTCAACGATCCTATAGAATTTTTAGAAGATTTGGAGCAAAAGAACATCCAAATCGCCCAAAGCGAGGCGGTGGGGCTAAAGATCATGACCATCCATAAGTCTAAGGGCATGGAGTTTGGGCATGTGATCTTAATGGATCGCTTGAGCCAGCAGGCGACAAACGACACGCAACAATTCCTCGAGTACAATCAGCGCATTTTTTATAAACAGAGCCATAGAAAGCATGTAGACCCCCTCTACAAGAAAGCCCTAGACGCAAGCGATGGATCTCGCAAAGAGGAGGGCATTAATGTCTTGTATGTCGCCTGCACGCGGGCTAAAGAGAGTTTAAACATTGTGCAAAAGGACAAAGAAAGTGCCTTCATGCCCCTTGGGCTTTTAGATTGCGTAAAAGGGCAATTACCTAAAAGCACCCCCAAAGAGTCCTTAGCCACCCCTAAACCCACAGGTGCAGCACTTTTAAACAGCCAAAAAGCCTTTGGGGCACAAGAGGACAAAAACCAAAACCAAGAACCTAAAAAAGAGCTGGAGGGCAGCCGCCCTGCGCGGATCTTTGGGCTAGCGTTGCACAAAGCTTTAGAGTTATTTTATGGCTATGGGATTGGATTAAAGGGCGTGCAAGAGTATTTACACCACCACTATGGCTTTGAGATGCCCACTAAGGCCCTATTAAAACGCCTAGAACTGCTAGAGCAAGACAAGGACTTTAAAGATTTGTTAAAAGGGCAAGTTGTGGCTGAGGTGGGCTTTAAATTTGGCAAGGATTTGTTGCGCATGGATATGGTCGCCTTGGATCAAGACAACTGCACCATCCTAGATTATAAAAGTGGAGAGGGGGACATAAAAGCACACCAAGCACAAGTGAAGGGCTATTTGCAAAGAGTGCAAGCCCTCTACCCACAGAAAAACACCCAAGCGTTCTTGGTTTATGTGCTGAAAACCCAGATACAACTGCAACGACAAGGCTAG
- the nhaA gene encoding sodium/proton antiporter NhaA, giving the protein MPDMKKNIFVDFVKSESFGGIFLFVSAVWAMIYANSFMSHYYFGLWHTKLGIVFGMKFFGFSIHHWINDVLMAFFFLVVGLEIKREVMYGELCGFQKAAFPVIAALGGMMAPGIIYYSLNAGTNSAHGFGIPMATDIAFALGVILLLGKRVPPALKVFLVTLAVADDLGAIVVIAIFYTTHLKLIWLGGSALILLILLVLNRLGVKNLFPYIILGVGLWFTTHNSGIHATIAAVALAFTIPIKVSQPSKVLQSFSKALEHFKDCFKNPATKPLEQDQRDALYSLQNATMSLQSPLERLEHILHPYGAYFIMPLFAFANAGVQIGENLNFHVDEILWGVVLGLVVGKPIGILGITFLSEKLHIAKRPEGVSWGQILGAGMLAGIGFTMSMFISNIAFNSADAMEVSKIAILLGSITSGIVGTLYLLALGALKKAKN; this is encoded by the coding sequence ATGCCCGACATGAAAAAAAACATTTTCGTAGATTTTGTCAAAAGCGAATCCTTTGGGGGGATTTTCTTGTTTGTGAGTGCCGTGTGGGCGATGATTTACGCCAACTCGTTTATGTCCCATTACTACTTCGGGCTGTGGCACACCAAGCTAGGCATCGTCTTTGGGATGAAATTTTTTGGTTTCTCCATCCACCATTGGATCAACGATGTGTTGATGGCGTTTTTCTTTTTGGTGGTGGGCTTGGAGATCAAGCGGGAGGTGATGTATGGGGAGTTGTGCGGGTTTCAAAAGGCCGCCTTCCCCGTGATCGCCGCGCTGGGAGGGATGATGGCCCCCGGGATCATTTACTATAGCCTCAATGCCGGCACCAACAGCGCGCATGGCTTTGGCATTCCCATGGCAACCGACATTGCCTTCGCTTTGGGGGTGATCTTGCTTTTGGGTAAGCGCGTCCCCCCTGCGCTTAAAGTTTTCTTGGTAACCCTAGCGGTCGCCGATGATTTAGGCGCGATTGTGGTGATCGCCATTTTTTACACCACGCATTTAAAATTGATTTGGCTGGGCGGCTCGGCGTTGATTTTACTCATCTTGCTAGTGCTCAATCGCTTGGGAGTGAAAAACCTATTCCCCTACATCATTTTAGGTGTAGGGCTGTGGTTCACCACACACAATAGCGGGATCCACGCCACCATTGCCGCCGTGGCTTTGGCGTTCACGATCCCCATTAAGGTTTCTCAACCCTCTAAGGTCTTACAATCCTTTTCAAAAGCCCTAGAGCATTTTAAGGATTGCTTTAAAAACCCCGCCACCAAACCCCTAGAGCAAGACCAAAGAGATGCGCTTTATAGCCTACAAAATGCCACTATGTCGCTGCAAAGCCCTTTAGAGCGTTTGGAGCATATCTTGCACCCCTATGGGGCTTACTTCATCATGCCCCTCTTTGCCTTTGCCAATGCCGGGGTGCAAATTGGCGAAAATTTAAACTTCCATGTAGATGAGATTTTATGGGGCGTGGTTTTGGGGCTAGTGGTGGGAAAACCCATCGGGATTTTAGGCATCACCTTTTTAAGCGAGAAGCTGCACATTGCCAAACGCCCCGAGGGGGTGAGCTGGGGACAAATTTTAGGGGCGGGCATGTTGGCGGGCATCGGCTTTACGATGTCCATGTTTATCTCCAACATCGCTTTTAACAGCGCGGACGCCATGGAAGTGTCTAAAATCGCCATTTTGTTAGGCTCGATCACTTCGGGCATTGTGGGCACCTTATATTTACTTGCACTGGGGGCACTCAAAAAAGCTAAAAATTAG
- the yajC gene encoding preprotein translocase subunit YajC: MNQTKDILTSLLPLLVLFLIFYFLIIRPQRVQAKKHKEMVEGLQKGDKIVTQGGLICEVIKPESNFFKVKLNDNIEAKLSKNHVAYKLEDQAPTEGN, translated from the coding sequence ATGAATCAAACCAAGGACATCTTAACCTCTCTATTGCCCCTTTTGGTGCTGTTTTTGATTTTCTATTTTCTCATCATCCGTCCCCAAAGGGTGCAAGCTAAGAAACATAAGGAAATGGTGGAAGGCTTGCAAAAGGGTGATAAGATCGTAACGCAGGGTGGACTCATTTGTGAGGTCATCAAGCCCGAGAGCAACTTTTTTAAAGTCAAGCTCAACGATAACATAGAAGCCAAGCTCTCTAAGAACCATGTCGCTTACAAGCTTGAAGACCAAGCCCCAACAGAAGGAAACTAG